One Nerophis ophidion isolate RoL-2023_Sa linkage group LG23, RoL_Noph_v1.0, whole genome shotgun sequence genomic window carries:
- the LOC133541046 gene encoding ferritin, middle subunit — MESQVRQNYHRECEAAINRMVNMELFASYNYTSMAFYFSRDDVALPGFAHFFKENSEEEREHADKLLSFQNNRGGRIFLQDIKKPERDEWGSGLEAMQCALQLEKNVNQALLELHKLASDHADPHLCDFLETHYLNEQVEAIKKLGDYISNLSRMDAQNNKMAEYLFDKHSLGGKS, encoded by the exons ATGGAGTCTCAAGTGCGCCAGAACTACCACCGCGAATGCGAGGCCGCCATTAACCGAATGGTCAACATGGAGCTGTTCGCTTCCTACAATTACACTTCCATG GCATTTTACTTCTCCCGAGATGACGTGGCCCTTCCAGGCTTTGCTCATTTCTTTAAAGAAAATAGTGAGGaggagagagagcatgctgacaAGCTGCTGTCCTTTCAAAACAACAGGGGTGGGCGCATCTTCCTCCAGGACATCAAG AAACCAGAGCGTGATGAGTGGGGGAGTGGGCTTGAGGCCATGCAGTGTGCCCTGCAGTTGGAGAAAAATGTCAACCAAGCTCTGCTGGAACTGCATAAACTGGCCTCTGACCACGCGGACCCTCAT CTGTGCGACTTCCTTGAAACCCATTACCTGAACGAGCAAGTGGAAGCGATCAAGAAGTTGGGCGACTACATCAGCAACCTGTCTCGCATGGATGCTCAGAACAACAAGATGGCAGAGTACTTGTTTGACAAGCACTCTCTGGGGGGCAAGAGCTAA